The Candida orthopsilosis Co 90-125, chromosome 3 draft sequence sequence GCTATCCTCTTATTTACTCGCTTCTCCTCTAGTTCTTTTTGCTTGACCGCTATATTGCGCAATTCTTTACTTACTGCAGACCTTTGAGACGAAGACAACGTGCCATTTTTCTTGGACGAGGTCAAAACTCCTCCTCTTCTCCTATGGCGAGAAATAGTTATAGCCTTGCTCGCTATATGAGAAATCCAAGTCTCACATGCGCCTGATATAAGATTAAGCATATCTCCATCCTCAAGAAAGTTCTGATTCACTTGATGTGATTTCGCCACTTTTCCAAGGAAAGCAGCTAAATGGTAAGGATTCAAGAATGTAGAAACTTTGGTACTTCGCAGAACGTCATTTCTTTCATTAACTGCTTCGTTCTTACGCACCAACTGCTGCTGTAGTaacaattcttcttcttcatgTATATCCACACCCGCAGCTGCAATGGCGTCATTGAGCTTTGATGAATCTTGTTGATCGAGTTTGCCTTTGTCATTATTGGGCGCCGAAATTTTGACATTGCTGAGGTTGGCATCGATTGTAGTTGTAGTTGCCAGGTTTTCGttaattttttgaatcggtgcttcatttgaaatgtttgCAATGATTTTATCTTGACCAGTTTCAGACGGCATTAAGTTTGTCTCAAGGGGTAATTCGATCGACCCTGAATCGTTTGCTTTGGAcctttttgtttgattggGTGGATCAGTGAGATCTGGGTGTGGACGTTTAAACAGGTTGGATCCCAGAGATTGCAGCATTCTATACGTGTGTACCTTTATATATACTGTTCCTGATAGTTTCTTGTTTCGTCTCTTAGAACAAAATTGGTAGTGCAAATATTGTCGAGATATTTTTTGGTCACTTGGTAGCGAATACAACTCTTCGATGATCAtcttgaataattttttatGGGACTTCACCGTTACTCTTGGGACAATAACACTTGCAATTAGTATGAATAGCAACCACAACGCCATCGTCTTTGAAGGACATAGAAACTTTCGTTTGAGGTTAATATTGGCAACGTTGAGTGGAAGACTgatcaaaattatcaaaatccGTTCTAATGAATTGAACCCTGGTTTAAAA is a genomic window containing:
- a CDS encoding Taf4 TFIID subunit encodes the protein MALWLLFILIASVIVPRVTVKSHKKLFKMIIEELYSLPSDQKISRQYLHYQFCSKRRNKKLSGTVYIKVHTYRMSQSSGSNSFKRPHPDLTDPPNQTKRSKANDSGSIELPLETNLMPSETGQDKIIANISNEAPIQKINENSATTTTIDANLSNVKISAPNNDKGKLDQQDSSKLNDAIAAAGVDIHEEEELLLQQQLVRKNEAVNERNDVSRSTKVSTFLNPYHLAAFLGKVAKSHQVNQNFLEDGDMLNLISGACETWISHIASKAITISRHRRRGGVLTSSKKNGTLSSSQRSAVSKELRNIAVKQKELEEKRVNKRIALGIEKGANDPNGEENGDGKAGADETLHRAANATAAMMTIGKKKYSWMNSSANGGGVGSDKDGKGGTGTSQGKQSPIIAARGDSGLRYREVRAGNSIVLKDLLGAIENEKRGTQEAIIKGYAKLRD